taacggagatacaaaaaaaaaaaaaaaaaaaaaaaaaaaaaaaaaaagcttacaaaAGGCAAGGACCATAACTATGCGAGGAACCACACTTTTAAgccaaaaactacaaaaatagaaaaattgcAGCAATGCTTACACACCAAAAAAGGAGTACAGAGAACACATTGAACACTGGCAGTGAGCAAGGAACAATCCGACATAGAGCAGCAGGTGTCCATGCCTTTTAAAGGCCCCTGATTAGAATGACCCACAGGTGTGGCAGGACAGGAAACGCCCCCTACTCACTCGCCactggaaaaaaacagaaagacaACAGAACTGAGAGACAAACTATGACATTGGGTACCTCGTTTGACGCCAACAAGGCTGTAAGTCGACATTCAGACAGTCAATTTTACATCATTCAATCTAATCTAATCAAAAGTTGCAAATCCAATTGCCTTGCTTTTTTTTGAGTCATTGTCAAAACCAAATTAAAGTAAAAGTACTTAAAAAGTTGCTTAGGTCAACAGATTCATTGACCTACATTTCCATTAAGACAATTATGCAGTAATTTCTGTCTCATTTTTCAGCGTAAGGATCTCCAACTGGATGTCATTCCTGCCACATCTCTGGGGTCAAATGTCAAGTTGAGGGATAACACTCATAAAGTCAACGAGGAGAAAAGAAAGTGCACGCAAAAAAAGTGTAAGTGATTCATGATACTATTTGTGAAGTTGCAAATGCAGTTCAACACACGAGGGGTGGCTTGATTGAATTCAACTAAAGCAGATTGTCGTTTAATTATTAGCCATTGGCTGATGCAAAATACATTTGCAAGATTTCAGTGCcttgttcaatgtttttgtaAAGGTTCATCACTGCGGAGCTGATTGAGATGGAGAAGGCGTACGTGCAAGACCTGCGGGAATGCATTGATGTGAGTTTCACTtctgtttacatgttttgttttgtttgtttttaacttgaAAAGAAGCTCAAGTGAACTTTTGTGTGACTTCATGCAGATTTACCTGTCGGAGATGACCAACGGGATGGCGGAGATACCTCCAGAAATCCTCAATAAACAGCACATCATCTTTGGGAATTTGGAAGATCTTTATGAATTCCGCCATAAGTAAGCATTGCaatgacactattttttttttctcccagaggaGCTTTGTCCACTcagctaaaataaaaaagaaagaaagcaaagcaaAATGAGCCCTTATGATGTTGTTATAGCTCCTCCTAGTGTTCAATTAGCTCTTTACACAGAGtggaccaaacaaaataaatcagctTCTCACACTCAATTAGCACTTGTTAAACATTGCCTACCTCACATTACCATAAACCAGTAATCAAAGATTGTTCATGTTATCGAATGAAAAAATTTATGCAAACATTTGACTGCAACTGTGCACTCACATTTTGAAATGGATCAACTTTCTCTCTTCCTTCAGCATCTTTCTCACAGCGCTGGAGAAATCTGAATTGACTGAAGACGTTTGCCATTGCTTTGTCACATGGGTATGTATCACTTACTCAATAGTCATAAATGACTCAGAAAGAACctcgatccatttttttttttgtaggctgAAAAGTTCCAGATGTATGTGGATTATTGCAAGAACCAACCGGACTCCTCTCAGCTCATTCTGGAGCAGCGTGCTGCAAACTATTTTAGTGTAAGTTAATTATCAAGGATAATCACAATGAAACGACATATTTCATTGTCTTAcattcttttctctctctgatGTGTTAACAGAACATTCAGAAGAGGCACCAACTGCCCTCCTCAATCGGCTCCTTCTTGATTAAGCCTGTGCAGAGAATCACAAAGTATCAGCTCCTGCTAAAGGgaaacaatttattattattattattattattattattattagtagtagtagtagtagtagtagtagtagtagtagtagtagtagtagtagtattattcaGTGAATCCCAATTTGTCACAGAAAACACTATTTTTAGACCGATTCACGATTGGTGAAAAATCTGTGACATAAAGAGATCATACTGatacataaaaatgtctttttgtaattttaccaCTCCCACATGCTTTAAACACGTTTAACCttaaagcacactttttttaattaaagcggTGACTGTGCAACACGcattttcaaatgaacacaaaaacatgcgtgtttacagagatattttttttgacagcgttcattaaattaaagttaaattaaaaaaaacaaaaacatacagggggcggcacggtagtcgagtggttagcacgtccgcttcccagttctgaggtctccggttcgagtccaggctcggaccttgctgggtggagtttgcatgttctccccgtgcccgcgtgggtcttctccg
This portion of the Festucalex cinctus isolate MCC-2025b chromosome 19, RoL_Fcin_1.0, whole genome shotgun sequence genome encodes:
- the LOC144007721 gene encoding triple functional domain protein-like — translated: MTLGTSFDANKARKDLQLDVIPATSLGSNVKLRDNTHKVNEEKRKCTQKKCKFITAELIEMEKAYVQDLRECIDIYLSEMTNGMAEIPPEILNKQHIIFGNLEDLYEFRHNIFLTALEKSELTEDVCHCFVTWAEKFQMYVDYCKNQPDSSQLILEQRAANYFSNIQKRHQLPSSIGSFLIKPVQRITKYQLLLKELLTCCDEEEREVKDALEVMLSIPKRANNAMHLSMLQDLDEDIESQGELIYHDSIQMWSPKPLSPRRVKKRHVFLFQRSLVFSKEVKDSNVAAFPIKTVNPFSHQTSPLALEEHIDGDPCKLAVWLRSSPTSGVIVIQASNMQSKEDWIQHLRTVIQEPSMHLR